NNNNNNNNNNNNNNNNNNNNNNNNNNNNNNNNNNNNNNNNNNNNNNNNNNNNNNNNNNNNNNNNNNNNNNNNNNNNNNNNNNNNNNNNNNNNNNNNNNNNNNNNNNNNNTATTTTGTTTGGGGAAGATCAGTGTTTTACCAGCTCTGGAATTCAATAAACGGAACGGTATTGAGTTGGGTAGAGCAAGTGACAGACCTTGAAGTGCATGTCCACGTGTCTCTTGAGGTGGTGCTTCAGGTAGATAagggagtataaaagcagggatgtaatgCTTGAACAATGTAGAGAGAGTGGTTTTCCACAGCTGGAGTTCTCTGTGCGGTTCTGTTACGGAATGAGATCAAGGACATATTTGCTTTAGTAAAAGTACAGAGATCTACAAGAATGTTGCTCGAGCTTGAAAATTGCAGCTCTGTAAGCTGATTGTTTAGGCTAGAGttattttccttagaacagagaaggcaGAAGGGTGACTTAATGAAGATGTACAAAACCTCGAGGGTTTGGAAAGGCTGGACAGGGAAGACCTGTGACAGGGTGTGCACATTTCAGGTGGTTGATGGAAGGATTTAAGGGACATCTTATTAGTTGTCTAGAATAACATGGTTGTCTTTGTATGGGACCTCAGTTGATTGTCTGTTTCAGGAATGTTGTAATGTTTCTGTTTACAGGTGACCCTGCTCTTCTTGTAGATTAATTCAGAACTGTTATTCCTAACACTGTAACAAATGTTCACAGTGGTACTACTGAGTGGCTGGGTTAACATGTACAGTCAAGTACCTTATGGCTGAAAGTGAAAATAAATCGAAATGGCATTTCTCCGAAGTAGTCATGCGTATCCCTGGGTGGGGAAGAGGAAACATTTGCAGTTTTGATGGGAATATAAATAGTGGCACTTGTAGGCCATATGAACCCTCTAGCCTTCTCACTGTTAACTTGGGGCAAGACTGAATTCGATATTCTAGCCCTGAGTATCCAAAAATCTTGATGAATGTTCTCATAGACTGATCATCTATAGCTCTCTGGTACAGAGAATTCTGAAGGTTCACAAACTTGTGAAATTTCTCCTTGTATTGACCTTAAATAGCCTGTCACTAACCTGAGGCTCTCCAAGTCCAAGACAGAAGAAACAGTGCCCTAAAAATAATCCTGATTAAGTCCAAGCATGTTCTTGATGTCAATGAGATCAGCCCTTCATTCTTTTTTCTGAATTCCAGGCCTTTGAACTGTGTTTAGAAAGAAAGTATCTTGGGTTGTCGTTCTCTGACAGCAAAGTGCAAATACTGTTTAACTTGGTTTCGTACAAGACACGTGTCCAAACATTTTCCCTCATAGAATGGAACTTCCTTGTTTTAATCAGAAGAGCTTTCTTGAGTCTTTCCGTGAAATCCCAGACGAAGGTGTTTGGTGTATTTACCCCAAATAATAAAATGACAGCACTTGCAGGCAGACTGGGAGATGTTTACAGTGTACCGACTTCCTGCTTGTCCCATAAGTCATTTTCTGCTATAAATCTGAAAACTCCAGGAATGCTGCCATATAAACGAGATATTTGACTCTCCTGAAACCATGTACTTCACCAGGAACATCTCTGCTAACTGACAGTACTGTACCGTGAACGACTCTTTAAGAGTGAATTGGGACATGCTCCAGAGATATTAGAGCAGTTGCTTTTAGTTGGACCATATTCCTAATGTTTTTTTTCAAGTCttgcctgctccagaggtgagtcATAACGTTCCTGAACAGATTAACTTTCTTTTGAAAAAGGGCAATGGTTTTCCTGGGCACTGGAGAACGGGGGTGCATAATTTTTCCACTCTAAATCCATTTGAATTTTGTCTCCTGCCTCTCTTACCATCCCCAATTTTCTTCTTCTGATTGCACTGCCCCTGGCTGGTCGTGCTTGTTAGTTCTTTAATTTGTCAAACAGGTTATTTGGCAGTGGGTCATGCAAAAAGAGAGGCTTGTTTTCCCAACAAGGGAGTTGGCTAGGAAGGTTAGAGAGCAAATAAACTATAAAATGCAAATAAACAGTTGCTGAAGACATACTGCTTTGGACCAGCAATCTCACCACTGAGTGGCATTTCTTCCAGTAGTGAAATACTGTACGAACTTTCTATGAAGTTTGTCTCTTTCTTAGAATTTCAGGGTTGATATCACTCGGTTGGAGGAGGATACGCTGGAGTTTGACATGATTGGAATCGATGCTGCGATTGCAAATGCTTTCCGCAGGATCCTGCTTGCTGAGGTAATGTGACATGTTATTTGAAATTTAAACATAGACAACTGCTCTTTTTCTCATGTGCAGGGAATTTCATCTAGACCTTGAGTAACTGTGTGATGTAGCCTGATCTTTGCATTTTGATGCCGCTGATGAGTGGCCACTGCAGAAATGTTCAGTTTGGTTTGGGAAATGTAATAGATTCCTGCATGTTTGGGCCCAATGCTGAACTAAACAGGTCCAAAAGACTGTATAATAGTTTGACCCCTGCCCTGTGCTGACGTTGGTAGCCAGGGCAATAACGATTAGCTTCAATACACTTGGCATCACAGCCAAAGTCATCCCGTATCTACATCCACTCTTTCAGTAATAAGGAGCAGGAATTCCTATCCACTCCTCTTTGATTCATTCGCAGGAACACCTATAGAGTAACATCAGATTTAATGCACACATTGGTTTGGTTTCCCATTAAAGTTGATGCATCAATCAGCAGAATTATAGCTCCTCAATCATTGAGCTGTCAGGAATCACAGAATGTTACAGCGTGGAAGGAGGCCCTTATCCCTGTCATGCCTCCACTGATTCTATTCCCTCGTGCCAATCTGCTGTCTTTTCCGCTTATCCCTGCACATCTTTTATGTCCGGAATATCATCCAAAGGCCTCCTGAATGCCCCAATTGAATCTGCATCCACCAGATTtccgggcagtgcattccagaccataaCTACTCGCTGTGCGAGAAAGCCTTTTTTTTCTTACTTCACACTTGCTTCGTTTGCATGCCCCTTTCAATCTATGTCCCCTCATTCTTGTTCTTTTGATGAACAGGAATAGCCCTCCCTTTTTACTCATCCAGTCTCCCCATGGTGTTGGgagcctcaatcaggtctcctcttGGCCGCCTTCTCTCTGCTGAGAACAGCCCAACTACTTGAAGCCTTCCTTATAATTGAAGTGTCTCGTTCCTGGAGCCATTCTTTGTTAAAACCTTCTGCAATGTCTCAAATATATTCACATTTGTTCTATAATGTGGCagccacaactgcacacaatattccagttgagtAATCGACTCATTCAGTACAAACCAGAAGCAGAATATGTGACCGTTCTGTTTTTTTCCATGCATGGACAGATCAGATTATCTCAATGTCTGTTTGCCAGACTGATTTTTATGGCCGGTATCTGACATAATTTGCTCTTGTATTTAACAAACTGAAGCAACTACATTGAATCTAACCTGAGCTATTGTTTAGGTCCCAACTATGGCTGTGGAGAAGGCATTTATCTACAACAACACCTCCATCGTACAGGATGAGATCCTGGCTCATAGACTGGGGCTTATCCCCATCAAAGCAGACCCACGActttttgaatacaggagcaCAGGTGAGGAGGTTGCACTATTTGTGTTATGAAGAAATGCCCAGTAATCTTCCTGATGGTTTAATTGTGTGTTTCTTAAAACCTGGGAGCTAAGGACTGATCCAAGTTGGAGAAAATGAGGGGACAAATTAAATTACCACCTTCCCTTCACTCTCTGGATTATAAGACATTGTATGCTtttcaatttgaaatgaaaaggaaaggaaatgttCAGAACAGAGAAAGTGATTGGTATGATGAGCAGATGGTAAGAGGATCTATAAATGAAGAGAGCGTAGAACATGAGGGTCTGCAGTCGAGATGAGAAGTGCAGAATATAGTGTGACAGTTTATGATAGAGTTCAGACTGCAGCAGCTTGGAATGCAGCAATAAGTGGGCACACTCCGCGCCCCCCGccccaaaaaaaaagttctgatgacCCAGATTACACCTCTGCCTGCTAGCTCGGCAATGCACTGTGCTCAATCTTTTCCCAGGAAATTGTCACAATCGCACGCGATCTTGCTCAGTTCAGAAGATTGTCAAATAACCTTGAAGTTTAGATTACGGTGACATAACTGAAATATGTAAGATCCTGAGTGGGACATCACTGTAGTGTTATGGTGCtgaagggggccattcagcccattgtacctgcACCGACTCTTCAAACGTGCATCGTTACCTAGTGCTAATCTCTTGGACCCTCGTTGTACATTGAACGCTATTTCTACGTAAATAATCATCAAATGCCGTTTTGAATGTCTCGATTGAATAGGTCTCCACCACATCTCTGTGCAGTCCATTCCATACCCTCGTTATTGCTGTATGAATTTTTATTCACATCATGTTTGCTCCTTTAGCAAATCACTTCAAATCTATTGCCTCTCATTCGTGTTCCTTTTACTAATGGGAACATTTTCTCCCTGTCCACTCTTGTCTGACAGCTTTttattttgaatacctctatcagATCTTCTCTTGGTTTCCTTTTCTCCAAGGCGAAGCGTCCAAGTTTCACATTCCTGGAGTCGTTCTGGTAAATTACTTCTGTACACTCTCCAGCGGGTtcacgtccttcctataatgtggaacGCGgcactatacacagtactccagataagTTTGAAAAAtatcttgtacaagttcaacatcacctcttggtcaaagagatatacagcatggaaacagaccttttggcccaactcatctgtgccgatCAGATAAATCTGTATATGTAAATatatgaatctagtcccatttgccagcatttggcccatgtccctctaagtccttcctattcgtatacccatccagatactttttaaatgttgtaattgtatcagcctccaccacatccttgggcagttcgttccatacacgcaccacccactgcatgaaagagttgcccctcgggtcccttttatatctttctcctctcaccttaaacccatgcagtctagttctggattcccaaaccccggggaaaagacttggctatttaccccatccatgcccctcatgattttataaacctctgtaaagccaccccctcagtctccaacgtTCCAGGGatttttgtactctatgcccctaatATTAAAGCTGAGGATCCCCTAATGCTTTATTAATTGCTCTCCCCACTTGTCCTGCCATTGCCAGCGATCAGTGCACAGgtacaccaaggtccttctgctcctgcatcctttttatattgttttatattgtctttctatgttctttctaccaaaatccATCATCGATCTCCTCTGCAATGAGCTTCATGCATCGCATATCTGCTGATTCCACTAATTTTCCATGCTTTCTCCGAGTTCCACACCGTCGTTCTCCTAGTTTCCAATTTTTCCAtgtttagtatcatctgcaaacttggaaatttcCCCTTCACACACAATCCAGATCCTTAATATAGATCAAGAGATGGAGGAGTCCCAGTACGGGGGATCTGCATGACAGCAGCCCTGAGGTTGTGAACGGGTTCAGGGTCATAGAAAATAGCCATTTGTAAGTACAAGGAAACATTTCTGTGTTGGATATTTAAAACTACACCTCTGTACGGGTCAGAATTAATAAGTGCAAGCATTTGTCAGTCAGACATTTCTAAATTGGAGACTTCCCTGTACAAGCCTTCCTCCAAAAATAATACCTGCTAACCgttactctctgttttctatcactcaGTCAGTTTTGTAAGAGGATTAAGTTGCCATTGTTCCAGCGGGCTTTAGGGCTGAATCTCATTTTAGACAGACCATTGGCGGTGAGTCTAACCTGAGGGTCTCTACACCTCGGGCAAGGTGCAAGGTTGGGAAGGCAGACCTTgctaacctcagctggtgcagggatATTATCAACTTTATATTCACGCCGCTGATGTCTTTTAATTCCACGGCCACAGACCTTTCTCACAAGTTTGTTGTGTGACACTGTGTCGAAGACCTTCTGGAATTCCATGTGCACCTTCAAGGATTTCCAGCAAGTTCGGCAAATACTTTCCCATCAGAAATCTATTCTGAATTTTCTTAACCAGCTCACCTTTTTTCCATGTGTCTACTAATTTTGTCCTGAACAATTGTTTCTAAGACATTACCCGCGCTAAAGTTAAGCTGACTGATCTGCAATTGCTGGTCTTATTGTTAGAGCTGTTCTTGAACAGTTCAGTAATATTCACAATGCTCCAGTCACCTGGCCCCTCCCCTGAGTGTAGGGAAGactgaaacattaatgctgttgCCCTTTCAATCAGCACTTTCACTCCTTTCAATATATTTGAGTGCAACTCATCTGATCCCAGTATCCTGACAACTTCAAGTTCCAGGAGTCTGTCCTCATCATTTTTGAACTTTAACAGAGTGGGTGGAAAGATGGTTCCTCTGGGAGAAattagaactaggggtcactgtttcaaaatcagggatcatccatttaagacacACGAGCAGAATTTTGTCCTCTGAAGggcatgagtctttggaactcacttcCGAAAAAGCTGGTGAAAGCAGAGTCTGAATATTTTTTggacagaggtggatagattcttggtaaaGCATGGATTGAAGAGAATCAGGGTTTGGCAGGAATGCGGATTTAAGATTACAATCAGAGTGGCAGAATAGGCTGAAggaaccaaatggcctactcctgctcccaactCGTGTTTGTTAAAACGCTCACGATATAATAGTTTGAAATGTAAACAGCAACATCACTTAATTAAGCAATAGTTTACTAACTTAATCTCTGTCCAAGCTAGGGAAAAAAACAGTGTGCTGTTGTGATTGCTGCTGTTTTATTCAACTGCAGTGTAAACatcaataacacagtgtggatccttgacccaacccaaaacgtcagctttcctgctcctctgatgctgcctgacctgctgtgttcctccagctccacaccttgttatctctgactccagcatcagcagttcttacaatccGAGTGTAgacgtcctccgacacttccgccatctacaatccgaccccaccacccaagacatttttccatccccacccttgtctgctttccggagagaccactctctccatgagtcccttgttcgctccacactgccctccaaccccaccacacccggcaccttgccctgcaaccgcaggaagtcctacacttgcccccacacctcctccctcacccctatcccaggccccaagatgacattccacattaagcagaggttcacctgcacatctgccaatgtggtatcctgcatccattgtacctggtgtggctacctctacgttggggaaaccaagcgggggcttggggactgctttgcagaacacctctgctcggttcgcaataaacaactgcacctcccagtcgcaaaccatttccactccccctcccattctctagatgacatgtccatcatgggcctcctgcagtgccacaatgatgccacccgaaggatgcaggaacagcaactcatattctgcttgggaaccttgcagcccaatggtatcaatgtggacttcaccagcttcaaaatctccccttcccccaccgcatcccaaaaccagcccagtttgtcccctccgcccactgcaccatacaaccagcccagctcttcccctccccccaccgcatcccttaaccagtccaacctgtctctgcctccctaacctgttcttcctctcacccatcccttcctcccaccccaagtcgcacctccatctcctacctactaacctcatcccacctccttgacctgtccgtcttccctggactgacctatcccctccctacctccccacctatactctttccacctatcttcttttctctccatcttcagtccgcctccccctctctccctatttattccagaaccctcaccccatccccctctctgatgaagggtctaggcccgaaacgtcagcttttgtgttcctgagatgctgctgggcctgctgtgttcatccagcctcacattttattatcatcaattTTCTTTATGGACTTATTTTTGTTCACAGTCATTGGAATTTCTCTGACCTCATGTAGACTCACCTTTAACGTGGTAAGTTGAGAAGTATTTCCAAGCATGACAAAATGGTGCTGTTAAGTTGAAAGTTTTTTGCCAGTCTACTAACATCTGCAAAATGCTTGCATTTGAATTGAATGACCTCTCCTTTTTCTAGAGATGTGGCCTGTATTCGGCAGCTTTGAAACCAGACTGACTACTTTCTAAGGGTAGCCGATTTTTAACTTCTTCCTTTGTAAGTGACAAATAAACCACACCCATATTTCATTTTGCCATGTATGATTTACAAGTACTCGGCTTGTAAAGCCGTATTGGAGGAGTGCTGCAttgcttgataacaaagtgtgaagctgggtgagcacagcaggccaagcagcatgttaggagctgacgtttcgggcctagaccaaatTGAATATTCTAACCAATATTCCACTGGTTCCTTTGACCATTAATGATTCTGTAGCACAGTTCAAAGGGACAGTGTATATCACCAAAAAATGATCAAGCTGCTCTTTGATCGATGCTGTGTGGGGGACTGGGTCAGAATGGCTGCCTCATGTGACAGGCACTGCATTTCAAAATGTCGTCTTGGAAGAAAGATTGatgcatgtgtttgtgttttatttattcataaagGGGATGAAGAAGGGACTGAGATTGATAGTCTTCAGTTTCAACTTAAAGTGAAGTGTACAAGAAATCCAAAAGCACAAAAGGATTCATCTGACCCCGATGAGCTGTATTTTAATCATAAAGGTAAATAATCTGCAGGTTTCACTCACtgtccaacttggaaatatatcaccgttccttctctgtcactgagtcaaaatcctggaactctcctcCTCTCCAGCCAgtgttgcccacatcccatgggcAAATGTTCAGGTTTGCAGCATCTTAAGATGTATGGAAATGCAAAACCTCAGGGGGTCTTGCTTGGGGCAATTGTAATAATAATATTTCATAACAGTACTGTACATGTACCTACCCTGCCAtgggctgcagaggttcaagacaTCTCACCACAGCCTCATCCAGAGccattagggatgagcaatgacTATCGGCTTAGCCAACAACACACTCACTCCATGAACACACACATTTGTATCAATAAATCATCAATGTTCTTGTGAATGAGTGCTCAAGAACAGTCCTGCATTTTTCCATTTGTCCTTTCAGTCTACTCGAAAGATATCAAGTGGGTACCAATTGGAAACCAGGCTGATCTGTTTGGGCAGGTTGCCATCCGACCCGTTCATGATGATATCCTGATTGCTCAACTGCGCCCAGGGCAGGAACTCGATGTAGTCATGCACTGTGTGAAAGGAATCGGTAAGATGTGGCTCCTTCTGTGGAGAACAAATCTCTAAAGGATAAAGGGATGCTGAAGACACATACCCAGGCTCAATATTCTGCAAATGTGTTGGGTGCATTTGAAAGGGAATTAGGAAAACAAAGATTGTCAGGTAAAGTCAAGGAAGACATAAACATCTCGTAAATTCAATAAAAGTAAAATGAAAACTAAGAGTACAGTCTATTAGGGACTTGGATAAAAACATGTCATCTGCTTTCACAAAAGAGAGGGAAAGTACAGACATGGCAACATTGAAGGAGGAGGGATGAAATATTAGGGGAATTAGTCTCATGCGAGTGCATTGTGGATGTTTAATATTTTTTGGAAGTGAGTGTGTACCCAGGTCCAAATGAAATATATCCTAGGCAGTTAAGGGAAGCTAAAAATGAAATTGAAGATACTGAGAGATTGTGTTGCAAGAACCAGACGACCAGGATCAGTGAGTGGCGAAGATAGCCTTTTTATTGTCTCAAAATCGTAGCTAAAAAGCAGCCGTTTTTACACAGATTTCAAACATACATTAACATACTTAGACCTGATTGTTAAGCAGTAGATAGTGtacaaagagataatgggaactgcagatgctggagaatccgagataataaagtgtgaagctggatgaacacagcaggccaagcagcatctcaggagaacaaaagctgacgtttcgggcctagacccttcatcagaaaaaaagtttTGCAGGAAATCAGAGATGGTTGTTTAAACGTTTGCTAAACATTTGCAGTTATTGTTGAGTGTTAATGAGATTAGATTGTCTGTCTGGTTTGCCTTGCATAATTTGAAAGGTGTTAGTCTTGTTATTTTAAAGGTTAGAATTTTAAAGTTAGATAAAGGTATCTTGTGCTTTTTAAATAAACGTCTGAGTCCCTGTCGGTCTTGATTGCCTGTTTACTTAGTTCATGGTTGTGACGATCTCTGGGCTCTATTTACTATCATTCATTCATCTATTCAGTTTCATGGTCACAACTGTTTTAGTAGTGCTGtcagtttcattcattcatttaaggTCACGCAGGTCTGGACGTAGCGCTGTTAGTTTTGTTAGTAGGTTAAAGGTTGCTTACATACACTGCATAGCGTTTGTTAGCTTTATTAGCGGGATAAAGTTTTATATACATGTTGGATAAAATCTTGGGACAAGTACCTGATTACATAATACACAGGAAAAGTCTGCACGTAAGTAACATTTCACTTTAAAGGAGCAGGCTAatccctgaaacgtcagcttttgtgctgcttggcttgccgtgttcatccagctccacactttgttaatccaGTTATCACCTTTGACTGAGACTTGGAACTACCCTCGCTGGAGGGATATAGATAAACAACTTGGTAATTGTTCACAGTTGGATTTGAATATCAAACAGCAATATTTTTGGTGTGGGGGCGCAAAAAGATTCCATCCTGTCGCGTCTGTGCAGCTTTGTTAGCCGCCACACCTGACTGCAGCTTTAAATGGAATGGTCAGCCTTGTTAAAAGGGGTTGTTTACACAGCGCGTTACTGGATGAGTGCACTTTCAAGTGGGGTGTAAACGCAAATTGAAAGGGTTGCAACCTGATACAACCCCTAAATTAGTTTGAATGGGTGGGGGGGACGCGGTGTGGCTGGAAATCTGCGGTTAGTATAATAGTATAGTAAACACAAATTATTGGGGTGATGGATTAATAGACATGATTTATGGAGTAATATTAAAAGTTAATAGATGTGAATTCTGATATTATCAGTACTGTGATGTTGTTTTGCTACATCTTGGGCTCCGACTCCAGTGTCAAAGAGTTGTACCTTTATACCCACTGTTTAAGAATAGATTACAGGTTAGGCATATCACAAACCAGTTA
Above is a window of Stegostoma tigrinum isolate sSteTig4 chromosome 4, sSteTig4.hap1, whole genome shotgun sequence DNA encoding:
- the polr1c gene encoding DNA-directed RNA polymerases I and III subunit RPAC1 — its product is MLLELENCSSAFELCLERKYLGLSFSDSKVQILFNLVSYKTRVQTFSLIEWNFLVLIRRAFLSLSVKSQTKNFRVDITRLEEDTLEFDMIGIDAAIANAFRRILLAEVPTMAVEKAFIYNNTSIVQDEILAHRLGLIPIKADPRLFEYRSTGDEEGTEIDSLQFQLKVKCTRNPKAQKDSSDPDELYFNHKVYSKDIKWVPIGNQADLFGQVAIRPVHDDILIAQLRPGQELDVVMHCVKGIGKDHAKFSPVATASYRLLPDITLLSPVEGDLADKLKRCFSPGVIEVHTVNGRKFATVANPRLDTCSREIFRHDDLKNLVRLGRVRNHYIFSVESTGILLPEVLVSEALKVLMTKCRKFLNELDAVQVE